The Xylophilus rhododendri region CGCCCAACTGGGCGACTTCGAGTTCGGCAACATCGCCGTCGAGCGCTGGTACATGGACGTGATGGAGGGCCGCCATGCCCTCTGAGAAATACGTGCTCGGCAGCGGCGCGCTGCTGGCCTGGGCGCTGGCCGGCTGGGCCGAGATCGAGCCTCAGACCCAGCTGCACGCCATCGACATCGGCCAGGACAAGGACTACCGCTTCGACCTCGCCGCGCTGCAGGGCGCCAGCCCCGAAACGGCCACCGCCTTCGTCGCCTGGGGCCCGCAGTTCCTCAACTTCCGCCGGCTGGAGCTGATGGGCGAACTCAAGGGCCGCGGCTTTCGCCTGCCGCCGCTGGTCTGCCGCGGCGCGCTGGTGGCGTCCGGCGTGGCGGTCGGCGAGAACTGCAGCATCGGCGCGGGCAGCATCGTGGGCGCCGACAGCAAGATCGCCTTCAACACCGTCATCGGCGCGGGCTGCATCGTCGGCACCGGCGTGCAGATCGGCGCCTCGGCCTGGATCGCCGACGGCGTGCAGATCGGCGCGGCCGCACGCATAGGCGCCAACGCCACGCTGGGCCGCGGCGTGATCCTTGAGGACGGCATCGCCATCGGCAAGCAGGCCGTGCTCGACCTGCCGGGCCGGCGCGCCACGCCGCTGGCCGACAAGACTTTCATCACCCCCGCATTCCCCACCGCCGTGACCATCGTCGACGGCGGCGGCCCCATCTGATCCAGGAGAGACACCATGACCCCGAATCTCAGCGAATCGCTGCGCCAGCAACTGCTGGCGATGGCCGCGCAGGCCCAGGAGCCGGTCATCGCCGACATGGCCACCCGCCCCGTGTTCTTCCTGGCGCCGTTGTCGCTGCTAGGCAGCATCCACGGCCCGCAGATCGCGCGTTCGGCCGCGGGCCTGGTGGCGGTGGTCGATGACCATTCGGCCGAGGCCACGATCCACGGCGCGCCGCGCTGGACCAGCGCCGAATTCCTGCAGCGCATCGGCCAGCATCCCGGCGCGGTGGCGATCGACTTCTCGGAAAGCCCCGGCGACCGCTCCGATGCCGCGGAACTCTGCCGCCTGGCCAGCGTGGAACGCGCCGACTGCGTGGTCGCCCAGGCGCAACTGGGCATGGTGTCGGTCTACGAATATGCCGCCGACTACCGCAGGAAGACCCTGGAGCGCCTGGACGACTTCCTGCGCCTGGCCGAGCGTTTCGCCGACGACCATAGCCGCGCCACGCTCTACGCCAACCTGCTGTTCCGCCTGAGCTACGACCGCAGCCACATGCTGGCGACCTGGGCCAATCCGATCGAGGAGTACTTCTCCAGCTACGCCGCGCCGGCCACCTTCCGCCTGGGCACCCAGGAGCATTACTGCGACTGCGGCGCCTTCCAGGGCCCCATCGTCTCGAAGTTCCTGGGCGCCACCGGCCACCGCTACGGCAGCATCACCGCCTTCGAGCCCGACCGCGCCAACTTCGAGGTGCTGCAGAAGGTCTCGCCCCTGCCGCTGCCCAACTACCGGCCGGTCAACAAGGCGGTGTCCAGCCGCCGGCAGACCTTGCGTTTCATGGAGACCGGCACGGTCTCCAGCTATGTCTCGGCCGAAGGCACGGCCATCATCCAGACCACCCGGCTCGATGACGAACTGGACAAGCTCACCTTCCTGAAGATGGACGTGGAGGGCTTCGAGGCCAAGACCCTGCAGGGCGCCTCGCGCCTGCTGGGCGAGCAGCGCCCGCGTGTGGCCGCCTGCGTCTACCACTACGCCCACGACCTGCTGGACGTGGTCGCCCAGCTCGACAAGAGCGTGGACGACTACCACCTGCGCCTGCGCCAGCACAACGGCAGCTACTACTACGACCTGGTGCTCTACGCATCGCCGATCGCGGGTGTCGAAGCACCGGCGTGGGCGGCCTGACCGCGACGAAGGCAGACAAGATGGCTTACGCACGCGGCGGCATGTCCCGCGCACTGCTGAAGTATCCGGACCTGGACCTGTCGCGCACCCGCCTCATCGGCTGGGGCGCGGGCCAGGCCTTTCGCGACTACTTCCCGCTGACGGGGCTGCAGCTCGAATACACGCTGTGCCCGCGTCAGGAGAACCACGGCAGGACCATCCATGGCGTGCCGGTGCGCTCCACCGAGGCCCTGCGCGAGGAGTCGCCGCAGGACGTTCTGGTGGTGATCTTCTCGGCCTACTCCGCGGAAATCATGAACGAGATCCGCGACCGCATCGGCCCCTACCGGGCGGTGCGCGCGGTCGAGTTCGGCGACAACGCCGCGCAGATCAGCGAGCTGGAGGCCCTGGCCGGAGCCCTGCGCGGCGGGCTTTCGCTGCACAAGGCGCCAGCGGCCGAACCGGCGGAGGTGGGCATGTTCATGCAGGGGCCGCTGACCGGCTTCACGCCCATGGCCCTGGCATTTCATCGCATGCGGTATCCGGGCATGCACCTGAGTGTGGTCACCTGGAACGGCGAGGATCCGGCGCTGGTCGCGCAGTGCCGTCCGTGGTGCGACGAACTGGTGCAGATCGAGCCGCCGCCGCCCAACGGCTACGACACCCGCAACCTGATCACCCGCTCCTGCAAGGAAGGCGCCCGGCTGCTGCAGCGGGCCGGCGTGCGTTATGCCATCCGCGCGCGCACCGATGCCGTGATCTTCGGATCGCCCTATCGCACGCTGGAGCGCATGTTCGGCGACGGCAGCCGGGGCGCGGGCAAGATCGGCGTGCTGCTGGCGGCCTCCTGGGCCTATGTGCCCTTCCACTTCTCGGACAAGCTGATGCTCTGCCGCACCGAAGACATGGTGGCCCTGTGGTCGCTGCCGGAAGACCCGCGCGGCAAGGCCGACTTCCCGCCGGCAGGGCTCACCGATCCCGGGCTGCTGGGCTGGAATTTCCTCGACTACCGGCATATTTCCTGGGAGTCGCGCCTGTGGGGCTCGCATGCCCGGCAGCTGGGCTATCCGGCCGACACGCTGGAGGATGCCTACCGCTTCGCCCGCGACCGCCTGCTGGAACTGGACTCCGACAGCCACATGTTCTCCATCAAGCACGTGCCCATGTTCAACCTGAAGCTGCGGCCAATGCTGGAGCCGACGGTGGAGTGGTGGAAGGAGATGCAGAGCGACTTCGACGGCACGCTCGACCATCTGCGCCAAGTGTCTTCCTCCGGCATGACGCTGCAGGACTTCTTCGCCAAGCGCGTGGGATGAAGCCGGCGCTGACCGTGCTGGGCGCCGGCATCGCCGGCCTGGCCGCCGCCGCGGCAGCACGCGGGCTGGGCCGCTCCTGCGTGGTGTACGAGGCGGCAACGCGGGCTGGTGGCCTGCTCGACGCCATCGAGGTCGAAGGCTACCGCTTCGACCAGGCGGTGCATGTCTCCTTTGCCGACAAGCCCGAGCTGCGCGCGGTATTCGACCGCACGCAGCAGCACCGCTACAAGCCGCAGCCCCTGTGCGTGGATCATCCGTACTGGCTGCGCCATCCGGTGCAGAACCATCTGTACCCCTTGCCGGCGGAGGAACGCGTCGCTTTGATCGAAGGCTTCGTCGCCAGGCCGGACGGCCCCGTGCGCCACTACGGCGACTGGCTGGCCCAGCAGTACGGAGAGCCCCTGGCACGGCGCTTTCCCGAGCGCTACACACGCAAGTACTGGACCCTGCCGGCGCAAGAGCTGGGCACCGCCTGGATCGGCCAGCGCATGAACCGGCCCGCCCTGGCCGATGTGCTGCGCGGCGCACTCACCGACACCGACAGCCACGCCTATTACGTGAGCGAAGTGCGCTATCCGGAAAAAGGCGGTTTCCGTGCCTTCATCGAGCCGCTGATGGCCGAGGCGGACATCCGCACCGGCCACCGTCTGCAGGCCATTGACACCCGCGCGCGGCGGCTGCGGTTCGGCAACGGGATCGAGGCGGACTATGAAAAGCTGGTCTCGACCCTTCCCCTGCCCGAGCTGGTGCGCCTGGCCACCGATGTGCCCGACCAGGTGTGCGAGGCGGCCCGCCATCTCGTCGCCACCTCGGTGGACCTGCTGAGCTTCGGGGTGCAACGGCCCGATGCCTTTTCCGAGCTGTGGTTCTACATCTATGACGACGATGTGCTGGCAGCACGCGCTCACAGCCCCAGCGCGAAGTCGGCCGACAACTGCCCGCCGGGCTGCTCGTCGATCCAGTTCGAGATCTACAGCTCGGCCGCGCGGCCGCACGGGCTGAGCGCCGACGCCCTGGCCGCCGACTGCGTGCGCGCGCTGGAGAAATGGGGCATGGCACGAGGCGAGGAACTCAGGCTGCTGGACCACCGTTGCGTGCGTTGGGCCAATGTGCTGTTTCCGACCGGCATGGAGGCGCAGCGCCAGATCGTGCTCGACTGGGCGGAGTCCGCGGGCATCGCTTGCGCCGGCCGCTTCGGTGCCTGGGAATACCTGTGGAGCCACCAGGCCTACGCCAGCGGGCAGGCCGCGGCGCAGCGGGTGCTGGCGGCCGCCTGAACCCGGCCGGTCAGTCGGCGGGCCAGACGTCGTCGTCGATGCGCGGCACGAAGCGCATCGGCTCATGGGGCCGGTAAGGCAGGCTGCCGGCCAGCAGGCGGCCGGGCGCCTGCCAATGCCGCCACCAATGCTCGGCGAACTGCCGTACCGATACGGGCTGACCCGAACCCACATTGCGCACCCAGGGCTGGCCCGGGCGCAGATCCTGCCGCCGCACCGCGTGCACGAAGGCGGCGGCCACGCGAGCCACGGGAACATAGTCGCGCAGCTGTTCGCCGGCGGTCATGGCGAAGTCGCGCCCCTCCAGCGCCGCATCGCGCAAGGCGGGCCACAGATTGTGCGCATGCTGGCCTTCGCCGAAGGCCGGGCACAGCCGCAGGTAGGCCAGCTCCACCCCACGCTCGACGGCCAGGGCGTGTGCCAGCACGAAGCCGGCAGCCTTGGATGCGGCATACCCCTCGGTAGGCAAGAGCGGCGCATCGGGCGGGATCGCATCGCCGCCGTCGGCCGAACGGCCATATTCCGCCACGCTGCCGGCCAGCACCCAGCGCCGCACGCCACCGTCCGCCGCGAGCGTGAGCAGGCGCGTCTGCTCCTCGACGTTGATGCGCAGCAGGGTCGGCGCATCGGCAAGCTGAGGCGGAACGCCGGCCGAGGCCAGGTGGACCAGTACATCGACGTCGGCGAGGTCGGCGGGACCGATTTCATGCAGCGCGCGCGGTAGCCAGGCCAGCGCAGCGCCGGCGGGCGCCACCGCGAGCCCGGCCCGGTCAAGCGCACGCACCGAATGGCCGTCCGCCAGCAGGGCGGCCAGGACATGGCGACCGACGAAACCGGTCGCGCCGGTCAGGAAAATGCGCATCGAGCGCTCAGGCCGACAACTGCGCGATCGCCAGGGCCTGCACTGCCAGCGTGTCCCCCATCGCACGCGCCACCGAAACGATCTGCGCGGACTCGATCCCGGGGAAAAACGGCAGGCCCACCATATCCGCCGCGATGGCACCGGCGACCGGCGTCGGCAGGCAGATGCACTCCGGCGCGATCTGCAGCATGCTGGTTAACAAGGGCTGGTACCAGCGCCGCAGGCCGATGCCGCGTTTGGCACACAGGGCTTCGAGCCGCTTGCGCTGCGCGGCGCCCGGCAGCCTCACGCACAGCAGTGTGGGCGCCGCGACCGGCACATCGGTGGCCTGCCAGCGCAGGGCGCCGGGGGCGGCGAGTTCCAGCGCCTGATGCATGTCGGCATAGCGGCTTCGGCGCAGGGCGGCGCAGGCCTCCCAGCGGTCCAGCGAGGCCAGGCCGACGGCAGCGTGGTATTCGCTCATCTTGGCGTTGCTGCCGATGCGCGCCAGCATGCCCACCGGCAGTTTGGCCGCCGGGTTCAGGTTGATGCCGAAGTTGGACAGCTGGCGGACCCGGGCGACCAAAGCCGCGTCGGTGGAGACGACAAAACCGCCCTCGCCCGCCGGCAGCGACTTGGTGGCGTGCAGGCTGAACACGGCCGTGCCGGTGGGCGCCTCCAGCCACTGGCCGCCGAATGCAGCTGCGGCATCGATCACCACCGGAATGCCCGTCTCCTGCTGGAAGGCGTGCCAGCCCGCCATGGCATGAGGGGCGCCGAAGGCAGCCACCGGCATCACCGCGTCGAAGCGGGCCTCGCGCAGGGCGCGGCGGGCGATCTCGGGGGTCAGCAGCCAGCTGTCGGCGTCCACGTCGGCCAGCACCGGGATGTGGCCGGCGCGCAGCACTGCGGTGGCCGTGGCCACGAAGGTCAGCGAGGGCAGCAGCACCCGACTGTGCGGCGGCAGCTCCAGGGCGGCGAGCACCAGTTCCAGGCCGAGCGTGGCGTTGGCCACCGTGCTGAGCGCCAGGGGCACGGCCGCGTTTTGCGCGAAGTGGCCCAGCAGCCGCCCTTCCATCTCGCGCAAGAGCGGCCCGAAGTTGGAGTACTGCTGCGCGGCGTGCATGCGCTGCAGGTAAGGCATCAAGGCCTCGGGTGCCGGCAGGTCCGGCACCAGGAGGGGGACCGGGACATGGGCGGTCATGCGGCGCTCCTGGTGGCCGTGCTGGCCTCGTAGGCCTGCAACTCGAGTTCCAGGTCGGCGCTGTAGTCCAGGCTCTTGCGGTCGCCGCGCAGGTAGTTGAGCCACATCAGGCGAAACGCCTTCTCCAGCTCGGCGGTACGGGTGCGGTAGTCCATGAGGGCGGTGCCGCGCAGGAGATCGCGGGCGCGGGCGCGGTGGGCGATCAGCAGTTCGGGATCGTCCATGAACTGCAGCGCGCGGGCCACATAGGCATCCTCGTCGGCCGCCACCCAGTCGCCCAGGCCGATGCCCTGCAACGTGCGGGCGGTGGCGGCATCGGTGCCGCGTTCGGCGTCCAGCGCGACGATGGGCAAGCCCATCCACAGTGCATGCAGGGTGGTGGTGCCGCCGGAGATCGGCGAGGTGTCCAGCGCCACGTCGGCGATGTGGCCCATCTCCATGAACTGCTCCAGCGGCTGCTGGTGCAGCACGAAGACGCGGTCCACCGGCATGCCGGCGGCTTCGATGCGGCCCTGCATGGCGTCCTGCGCGGCGTCTGCCGTCTGCTCCTTGACCATGATGATCAGGCGCGCGTCGGTGCGTGCCTCCAGGATGCGGCGCCACACCTGCAGCATGTGCGGCGTGAGTTTGACCGAGTTGTTCAGCGAGACCAGCGTGGGATAGCCGGCCTCCAGCATCGGCGGGCTCTCGCGCAGCGGCGCATGCAGCGGCGGCGCGTAGCTGGCCATGCATTCGAGGCGGAACAGCGTCTCGACGTAGTACTGCTCGCGGCCAACGGGGTCCATGCCGTAGTCGGTCAGCCGGTAGTCCATGCCCTTCATGCCCAGGGTGTTCATGAAGCCCAGCCAGGTGGTCTGCACCGGCGCGGCACGCATGGCGAAGGTGAGCAGCCGGTCGCCCAGGGTATGGCCGGACAGGTCCACCAGCACATCGATGCGCTGGGCGCGGATGTATTCGCAGAGCGATTCCTGGCTCAGCTCGCTGATGTTGTGCCAGTGCGGCACGAAGGGCCGCATGGCCACCGTCACGTCGTCGGCCGCGCCGGTGGAGAACACATGCAGGTCGACTTCCTCGGGGTTGTGGTGCTGCAGCACCGGCATCATGAAGAAGGCGATCGAGTGACGACGGAAGTCGCCGGTGACATAACCCAGGCGCAGCTTGCGGCGCGGCGAACGGTCGGCCACCACCAGCGGCCTGGCGCGAGCAGTGAAGGGGTCGGCCACCCGCTGGCCCCAGTCCCGATAGACCCGAAGCGTGCGCGCCGGGTCCTTGTCGATGCTGCTGTGGATCCAGGCGCGCAGCACCCAGGTGGCGGATTCGTTGCTGCGGCTGGCGGCGCGCTCGATCAGGCGGCGGCCTTCTTCCAGCCGGCCGAGGTTGAATTCGGCGAAGGCCATGAAACGCAGGGCATCCGGCGAATCGGGCTCCAGTTCCAGAGCCGTCTGCAAGGCCTCGATGCCGCGCTGCCATTGCAGGGCCACCAGGAAGATGTAGCCCATGCGCAGCCAGGCGTGCACCAGGCGCGGCTCAAATGAAAGCGCCTGCATGTATTGCAACAATGCTTCCTCGGGCTGCTGCCTGCGCTCGAATGCATCCGCACGTTGCAAGGCGGCGCTGGCTTCCGGCGCGATGGCCGGCGCGGCTGCTTTTTTGTTCGCCACGCGGGGCGTTCCGGCCTGAAGCGATTTTTTCATTCAACCCATTGTGATGCGAGTTTCCAACGGGAACAGCGGGATGAGCCCGACAAAGCCACGGTTTTTCCGGCGAGCCAACCAAATTAAGCTAAGTTAGCATCCGGATACATTTATTGGTTACGCTTGGCGGTTTTTCATCGCGCCGGGCTCGCCCCACCCGCCTCCGCCACCGGCTTTTCTACAGGACCACATGCTCGTCATCATCGGCTACGTCGTATGCCTGGGCTGCATCTTCGGGGTGTACATCGCGCACGGCGGGAACATCAGCGTGATCCTGCACGCGCTGCCGTTCGAGATCATCACCATCATGGGTGGGGCGCTCGGCGCCTTCGTGGTCAACAACCAGGGCAAGGTGCTGAAGGCATCGCTGAAGGCGCTGCCCACGGTGATGAAGGGCAGCAAGTACACCAAGGCGCGCTACATGGAGCTGATGTCGCTGCTCTACGACATCCTGCAGAAGGCGCGCAAGGACGGCCTGATGGCCATCGAGAAGGACGTGGAGACCCCGCACGAGTCGGAGATCTTCAAGAAATACCCCCAGGTCGGCCATGACCACCACGT contains the following coding sequences:
- a CDS encoding O-linked N-acetylglucosamine transferase, SPINDLY family protein, which encodes MANKKAAAPAIAPEASAALQRADAFERRQQPEEALLQYMQALSFEPRLVHAWLRMGYIFLVALQWQRGIEALQTALELEPDSPDALRFMAFAEFNLGRLEEGRRLIERAASRSNESATWVLRAWIHSSIDKDPARTLRVYRDWGQRVADPFTARARPLVVADRSPRRKLRLGYVTGDFRRHSIAFFMMPVLQHHNPEEVDLHVFSTGAADDVTVAMRPFVPHWHNISELSQESLCEYIRAQRIDVLVDLSGHTLGDRLLTFAMRAAPVQTTWLGFMNTLGMKGMDYRLTDYGMDPVGREQYYVETLFRLECMASYAPPLHAPLRESPPMLEAGYPTLVSLNNSVKLTPHMLQVWRRILEARTDARLIIMVKEQTADAAQDAMQGRIEAAGMPVDRVFVLHQQPLEQFMEMGHIADVALDTSPISGGTTTLHALWMGLPIVALDAERGTDAATARTLQGIGLGDWVAADEDAYVARALQFMDDPELLIAHRARARDLLRGTALMDYRTRTAELEKAFRLMWLNYLRGDRKSLDYSADLELELQAYEASTATRSAA
- a CDS encoding NAD-dependent epimerase/dehydratase family protein, producing MRIFLTGATGFVGRHVLAALLADGHSVRALDRAGLAVAPAGAALAWLPRALHEIGPADLADVDVLVHLASAGVPPQLADAPTLLRINVEEQTRLLTLAADGGVRRWVLAGSVAEYGRSADGGDAIPPDAPLLPTEGYAASKAAGFVLAHALAVERGVELAYLRLCPAFGEGQHAHNLWPALRDAALEGRDFAMTAGEQLRDYVPVARVAAAFVHAVRRQDLRPGQPWVRNVGSGQPVSVRQFAEHWWRHWQAPGRLLAGSLPYRPHEPMRFVPRIDDDVWPAD
- a CDS encoding DapH/DapD/GlmU-related protein, producing MPSEKYVLGSGALLAWALAGWAEIEPQTQLHAIDIGQDKDYRFDLAALQGASPETATAFVAWGPQFLNFRRLELMGELKGRGFRLPPLVCRGALVASGVAVGENCSIGAGSIVGADSKIAFNTVIGAGCIVGTGVQIGASAWIADGVQIGAAARIGANATLGRGVILEDGIAIGKQAVLDLPGRRATPLADKTFITPAFPTAVTIVDGGGPI
- a CDS encoding DegT/DnrJ/EryC1/StrS family aminotransferase; this translates as MTAHVPVPLLVPDLPAPEALMPYLQRMHAAQQYSNFGPLLREMEGRLLGHFAQNAAVPLALSTVANATLGLELVLAALELPPHSRVLLPSLTFVATATAVLRAGHIPVLADVDADSWLLTPEIARRALREARFDAVMPVAAFGAPHAMAGWHAFQQETGIPVVIDAAAAFGGQWLEAPTGTAVFSLHATKSLPAGEGGFVVSTDAALVARVRQLSNFGINLNPAAKLPVGMLARIGSNAKMSEYHAAVGLASLDRWEACAALRRSRYADMHQALELAAPGALRWQATDVPVAAPTLLCVRLPGAAQRKRLEALCAKRGIGLRRWYQPLLTSMLQIAPECICLPTPVAGAIAADMVGLPFFPGIESAQIVSVARAMGDTLAVQALAIAQLSA
- a CDS encoding protoporphyrinogen/coproporphyrinogen oxidase gives rise to the protein MKPALTVLGAGIAGLAAAAAARGLGRSCVVYEAATRAGGLLDAIEVEGYRFDQAVHVSFADKPELRAVFDRTQQHRYKPQPLCVDHPYWLRHPVQNHLYPLPAEERVALIEGFVARPDGPVRHYGDWLAQQYGEPLARRFPERYTRKYWTLPAQELGTAWIGQRMNRPALADVLRGALTDTDSHAYYVSEVRYPEKGGFRAFIEPLMAEADIRTGHRLQAIDTRARRLRFGNGIEADYEKLVSTLPLPELVRLATDVPDQVCEAARHLVATSVDLLSFGVQRPDAFSELWFYIYDDDVLAARAHSPSAKSADNCPPGCSSIQFEIYSSAARPHGLSADALAADCVRALEKWGMARGEELRLLDHRCVRWANVLFPTGMEAQRQIVLDWAESAGIACAGRFGAWEYLWSHQAYASGQAAAQRVLAAA
- a CDS encoding FkbM family methyltransferase is translated as MTPNLSESLRQQLLAMAAQAQEPVIADMATRPVFFLAPLSLLGSIHGPQIARSAAGLVAVVDDHSAEATIHGAPRWTSAEFLQRIGQHPGAVAIDFSESPGDRSDAAELCRLASVERADCVVAQAQLGMVSVYEYAADYRRKTLERLDDFLRLAERFADDHSRATLYANLLFRLSYDRSHMLATWANPIEEYFSSYAAPATFRLGTQEHYCDCGAFQGPIVSKFLGATGHRYGSITAFEPDRANFEVLQKVSPLPLPNYRPVNKAVSSRRQTLRFMETGTVSSYVSAEGTAIIQTTRLDDELDKLTFLKMDVEGFEAKTLQGASRLLGEQRPRVAACVYHYAHDLLDVVAQLDKSVDDYHLRLRQHNGSYYYDLVLYASPIAGVEAPAWAA